One stretch of Zootoca vivipara chromosome 8, rZooViv1.1, whole genome shotgun sequence DNA includes these proteins:
- the STX17 gene encoding syntaxin-17, with amino-acid sequence MMSEDEEKVNLRRLEPAIQKFIKVAVPTDLERLRKHQINIEKYQRCRLWDRLHEEHINAGRTVQQLRANIREMEKLCQRVRKEDRHALERMISPVKEQASVAIREFLQLHLESAEELKRQFKEKEALLQSPLTRSITVGGETFYDASNEGISQSYIQTFSPLPEIPQDQNAAESWDMLEEDLIELSNLVTDFSLLVNAQQEKIDRIEDNVSTAAMNVEEGTRNLSRAAKFKLAALPVAGALLGGVVGGPIGLLAGFKVAGLAAALGGGVLGFTGGKLIQRKKQRMIEDLSAPSSCSCPDLPRQSD; translated from the exons ATGATGTCTGAAGAtgaagaaaaggttaacctgcgtCGCCTTGAGCCAGCGATTCAGAAGTTCATTAAAGTTGCCGTCCCAACAGATCTGGAGAGGTTAAGAAAGCATCAGATAAATATTGAGAAG TATCAGAGATGCAGACTGTGGGACAGGTTACATGAAGAGCACATCAATGCCGGCCGTACGGTTCAA CAGCTGCGAGCAAATATCCGAGAGATGGAGAAGCTCTGCCAACGGGTCCGGAAGGAAGACCGCCATGCTTTGGAGAGGATGATCAGCCCGGTGAAAGAGCAGGCGTCGGTGGCCATCAGGGAATTTCTGCAGCTCCACTTGGAGTCTGCAGAAGAACTGAAGAGGCAATTTAAGGAGAAAGAGGCGTTGCTCCAGTCCCCTTTAACCAGATCAATCACCGTCGGAGGGG AAACCTTTTACGATGCCAGCAACGAAGGAATCTCTCAGAGTTACATCCAGACGTTCTCCCCTCTCCCCGAAATCCCCCAGGATCAAAACGCGGCAGAATCGTGGGACATGCTTGAAGAG GACTTGATTGAGCTCAGCAACCTGGTGACTGACTTCTCTCTGCTAGTTAAC GCTCAGCAGGAGAAGATCGACAGGATTGAGGATAACGTCAGCACGGCTGCCATGAATGTCGAAGAGGGAACCAGGAATCTGTCCAGG GCTGCCAAATTCAAGCTGGCCGCCCTGCCTGTCGCTGGCGCTCTCCTTGGCGGAGTCGTGGGGGGTCCTATCGGGCTCCTGGCCGGTTTCAAAGTGGCCGGCCTTGCTGCCGCGCTTGGCGGCGGAGTTTTGGGCTTCACGGGTGGGAAACTCAtccagaggaagaagcaaaggatgATCGAAGACCTCTCGgctccctcctcctgcagctgcccAGACCTCCCCAGGCAAAGCGACTGA
- the LOC118090287 gene encoding transketolase-like protein 2 gives MTSSYPKPEEKNLQILRDAANRLRIHSIRATCASNSGHPTSCCSAAEIMSALFFHTMRYKPDEPGHRSNDRFVLSKGHAAPVLYAAWAEAGYLNESDLLKLRKIDCDLEGHPTPRLPFVDVATGSLGQGLGAACGMAYTGKYFDKASYRVYCLLGDGESSEGSVWEALAFGSQYQLDNLVAIFDVNRLGQSEAAPLRHDMEVYRKRCEAFGWNTYVVDGHKVEELCEALWQASQQKGKPTAIVAKTFKGRGIAGVEDADNWHGKPMPKEKMESIINALQGQMPASKVYSILPPAGDVSLVTTEEIKMPSPPAFKIGEKMATRKAYGLALAKLGSASPRVVALDGDTKNSTFAELFKQAHPERFIECFIAEQNMVSVALGCAARNRMIPFASSFAAFFTRAFDHIRMAAISHANIKLCGSHCGVSIGEDGPSQMALEDIAMFRTIPGCTVFYPSDAVSTEHAVLLAANTKGICFIRTSRPETPVLYSQEEKFGIGHAKVVRKNDADKVTVIGAGVTLHEALTAADELAKQGTHIRVIDPFTIKPLDAATIISNARATGGRIITVEDHYKEGGLGEAVAAAVSGEPGILVQSLAVSGVPRSGKPSELMDAFGINAKHIVAAVKSTFAN, from the exons ATGACCAGCAGCTACCCTAAACCGGAGGAGAAGAACTTGCAGATCCTTCGGGATGCTGCCAATCGCCTTCGGATTCACTCCATCCGGGCCACCTGCGCTTCGAACTCTGG CCACCCCACCTCCTGCTGCAGTGCGGCCGAGATCATGTCTGCGCTCTTCTTCCACACCATGCGCTACAAGCCGGACGAGCCCGGACACCGCAGCAACGACCGCTTTGTGCTCTCCAAG GGTCACGCGGCTCCTGTTCTCTACGCTGCCTGGGCTGAGGCCGGCTACCTCAACGAGTCCGATCTGCTGAAACTGAGGAAAATCGACTGTGACCTGGAAGGCCACCCAACCCCG AGGCTGCCTTTTGTGGATGTGGCCACCGGCTCGTTGGGACAAGGCCTGGGAGCTGCCTGCGGAATGGCCTACACTGGGAAGTACTTTGACAAAGCCAG ttACCGCGTCTACTGCCTGCTGGGCGACGGCGAGAGCTCGGAGGGCTCGGTGTGGGAAGCTCTGgcctttggctcccagtaccagCTGGATAACCTGGTGGCCATCTTCGATGTCAACCGGCTGGGGCAAAGCGAGGCCGCCCCCCTGCGCCACGACATGGAGGTCTACCGCAAACGCTGCGAGGCCTTTGG gtGGAATACATACGTAGTAGATGGGCATAAGGTGGAGGAGTTGTGCGAAGCCCTGTGGCAAGCCAGCCAGCAGAAGGGGAAGCCCACCGCCATTGTGGCCAAGACCTTCAAAGGGCGAGGAATTGCAG GTGTGGAGGATGCGGACAATTGGCATGGGAAGCCCATGCCCAAGGAGAAAATGGAGTCCATCATCAACGCTCTCCAGGGCCAAATGCCGGCCAGTAAAGTTTACAGCATCCTGCCGCCGGCCGGGGACGTCTCCCTGGTCACTACGGAGGAGATCAAGATGCCTTCGCCACCCGCTTTCAAAATAGGAGAAAAG atggccACTCGCAAGGCCTATGGCTTAGCCCTGGCCAAGCTGGGCAGTGCCAGCCCTCGTGTGGTGGCCCTGGATGGCGACACGAAGAACTCGACGTTTGCCGAGCTGTTCAAGCAAGCCCACCCGGAGCGCTTCATCGAGTGCTTCATCGCCGAGCAGAACATG GTCAGTGTGGCCCTTGGCTGTGCCGCCCGCAACCGCATGATCCCCTTTGCCAGCTCCTTTGCGGCGTTCTTCACCCGGGCGTTCGATCACATCCGGATGGCGGCCATATCCCACGCCAACATCAAGCTGTGTGGGTCCCACTGTGGGGTTTCTATCG GTGAGGACGGACCTTCTCAGATGGCCTTGGAGGACATTGCCATGTTCAGGACCATTCCGGGCTGCACCGTCTTCTACCCGAGCGACGCTGTGTCCACTGAGCATGCTGTCCTTCTGGCTGCAAACACAAAG GGGATATGCTTCATTCGAACTAGCCGCCCAGAGACTCCCGTCCTCTACTCTCAGGAAGAAAAGTTCGGGATTGGCCACGCCAAG GTTGTGCGTAAGAATGATGCGGACAAGGTGACTGTCATCGGGGCAGGAGTCACCCTCCACGAGGCCCTCACGGCTGCTGACGAACTGGCCAAGCAAG GCACCCACATCCGGGTCATCGACCCCTTTACAATCAAGCCCTTAGATGCCGCCACCATCATCTCCAACGCCCGAGCCACCGGAGGCCGCATCATCACCGTGGAGGACCACTACAAAGAGG gAGGTCTTGGCGAGGCTGTGGCGGCAGCTGTCTCCGGAGAACCCGGCatcttggtccagagcctggctGTGTCGGGCGTGCCTCGCAGCGGGAAGCCCAGCGAGCTCATGGACGCGTTTGGGATCAACGCCAAGCATATCGTGGCCGCCGTGAAGAGCACTTTTGCCAACTGA